A window from Betta splendens chromosome 1, fBetSpl5.4, whole genome shotgun sequence encodes these proteins:
- the smim14 gene encoding small integral membrane protein 14, with protein sequence MAEGGFDPCECVCTQEYAMRRLINLLRQSQSYCTDSECPQELPGPGGQISGGNDLTLPMVLMGWVVLALVLFLLRPSSLRGPRLTGKHIGPHNSNGREPPAPPVD encoded by the exons ATGGCGGAGGGAGGCTTTGATCCTTGCGAGTGCGTCTGCACCCAAGAGTACGCTATGAGACGTCTCATCAACCTG CTCAGGCAATCTCAGTCCTACTGCACAGACTCAGAGTGCCCTCAGGAAT TGCCAGGTCCCGGTGGGCAAATTAGCGGAGGGAATGACCTGACCCTACCAATGGTTCTGATGGGATGGGTCGTGTTGGCTCTAGTCCTGTTTCTGCTGCGCCCATCCAGTCTCAGGGGCCCCCGCCTCACAGGCAAACACATCGGACCCCACAAT AGCAATGGACGAGAGCCGCCCGCTCCTCCTGTTGATTAA